Genomic segment of Blastopirellula marina:
TGCGAGATCCAAGTCGTGCAACTTTGGGACAGTAGAGGTTCTCAATGGATTATGCGTCGATTCTGGCTCGTTACATCGGCAGGGAAGTTTATGTATCGACGTTTGGCCACGTTCGTTTACGTGGCGAGTTAGCCGCAATCTACGAAGATTGTGTGCGTCTAGTGAATGCTTCGACTTCGCAGGAGACGGAGGACACACCATGGTCCAATTCCTGGCGAGATGACGAGGATGGCGTGAATTACGCCGATGGTTCCGAAGCATTGGTCCATTTTCATCACATCGTGGCGATTCGCTGCGCCGACGACGAACTGTTGGACGTTCCGATCTTGTCGGAGCCGATTCCGCAATCGGTACCCGAAAGCATCGAGCCTCCACCACAAGCACAAGTTCCCGAAGAAGAACCATGGGAACCGTTTCTCGATGTCGATCGGTTAACGCTCGAAATGGGTTCTGGACTGGTCGATCTGGTTCATCCCGATTCCAGCGAGATGATGCAGCGCGTATCGGCAATTCGTTGCCACTTGGCCGATGCGTTGGGGTTGGTGATCCCCCGCATACGCCTCCGTGATGCGCTCGATCTGCACGAGCAGGAATACCGCGTCCTGATCGATCAGTGCGAGGTCGCACGAGGTCGGCTCGGGCCTGGCCAATACATCGCGTTGGATATGGGGACCTCCAGTGGAACCCTGCAAGGTGTCCGGGGCGTCGATCCAACTTTTGGTGGCCCTGGGATTTGGATCTCGGGAGATCGCCAGCAGGAAGCAGAACAGCTTGGCTACTTGGTGATCGATCCTAGCATGCTAGTCGTCACGCACTTGCAAGAGACGCTCCGTCGGCACGCCCATGAGATACTGACTCTCTCCGACGTGCGCGACATGCTCGAACGTTTACGGGAGAGTTCGCCCAGCGAGTTTGAAGAGATCCGTTCCAGTCCGATGACCGGTTCGCTATTACACGCGGTCCTACGTCGTTTGTTGGAAGAAGGGGTGTCGATTAAGAACTTCTCGCGGATCGTCGAGATCTTGGCCTTGCACGGGCATCGTAACCAAGA
This window contains:
- a CDS encoding FHIPEP family type III secretion protein, whose translation is MDYASILARYIGREVYVSTFGHVRLRGELAAIYEDCVRLVNASTSQETEDTPWSNSWRDDEDGVNYADGSEALVHFHHIVAIRCADDELLDVPILSEPIPQSVPESIEPPPQAQVPEEEPWEPFLDVDRLTLEMGSGLVDLVHPDSSEMMQRVSAIRCHLADALGLVIPRIRLRDALDLHEQEYRVLIDQCEVARGRLGPGQYIALDMGTSSGTLQGVRGVDPTFGGPGIWISGDRQQEAEQLGYLVIDPSMLVVTHLQETLRRHAHEILTLSDVRDMLERLRESSPSEFEEIRSSPMTGSLLHAVLRRLLEEGVSIKNFSRIVEILALHGHRNQEIETLVALVRQRLGRQLVQRYLDAEGKVHAIGLERDLEGLLLQLTEEEATRQTRNWIERMVDMLRESFQRLEDQQRPVAMVVSSTLRTRMWQILAHHFPQISVLSLAEVPRTSEIYWQAILSAEEVGALEPPVKRGQHPAIASDGTYRAKGKISEHLAEELPPRRPR